Proteins found in one Fibrobacter sp. genomic segment:
- a CDS encoding lysophospholipid acyltransferase family protein, translated as MIFFRRIASAFFFKGASALLRLARWKRGVVYANLRHVSTAVPHEEAGQLYRRLLSNVSRHAGDLLFGFATYKKLPADTASFPCTCDGMEFALADGAAPVLEKMRGGGIFLTAHYGNYEAIGPWLCRLGVPLVASYIPVRPAWLNRVLDKKIRAVDGRSYGVDARTPREFLRLLDEGKLFCLLADQDSRISSALPGKFLGQEARMNPLPDFLLKHRPGTPVYVCWLEEDRNRRILHAEEIPLRTREMSPSLVIDEFNGWLESRIAENPALWYGFTHRRFYSVDSSIYQK; from the coding sequence ATGATTTTTTTTCGCAGAATAGCATCCGCATTTTTTTTTAAGGGGGCGAGTGCCCTGCTCCGCCTTGCGCGGTGGAAGCGCGGTGTTGTCTATGCGAACCTGCGCCATGTCTCAACTGCGGTTCCGCATGAAGAGGCTGGCCAGCTTTATCGAAGGCTTTTGTCCAATGTGTCGCGCCATGCGGGGGATTTGCTTTTCGGTTTTGCTACATACAAGAAGTTGCCCGCCGATACAGCATCGTTCCCCTGTACGTGCGATGGTATGGAGTTCGCTCTTGCGGATGGCGCTGCCCCGGTTCTCGAGAAAATGCGGGGTGGGGGCATATTCCTTACGGCACATTACGGAAATTACGAGGCCATTGGCCCGTGGCTCTGCCGCTTGGGCGTGCCCCTTGTGGCGAGCTACATTCCGGTTAGGCCCGCCTGGCTCAATCGCGTGCTGGACAAGAAAATTCGTGCGGTCGATGGCCGAAGCTACGGGGTGGATGCACGTACTCCCCGAGAATTCCTGCGCCTGCTCGATGAGGGCAAGCTGTTCTGCCTGCTCGCCGATCAGGATAGCCGTATCTCGAGCGCCCTTCCGGGAAAATTCCTCGGGCAGGAAGCCAGGATGAACCCGCTTCCGGATTTTTTGCTGAAGCACCGTCCTGGGACGCCCGTATATGTCTGCTGGCTTGAAGAAGACCGCAACCGCCGCATTCTCCATGCCGAAGAAATTCCGTTGCGGACAAGGGAAATGTCCCCGTCGCTTGTTATTGATGAATTTAACGGATGGCTCGAATCGCGAATTGCCGAAAATCCGGCCCTGTGGTACGGGTTCACGCACCGCCGGTTCTATTCCGTGGATTCCTCTATTTATCAGAAGTAG
- a CDS encoding fibro-slime domain-containing protein: protein MKKTFISATLFGVAFATALAQGAETAKTFNILLPSESEWQTDVPTLSYTENGEKKTVIMSPVAGKCGWFQTTFNTAPKDAIIGLRHNPELQLGLYGFWDEDDRANPMDLSVVYDAYAVNSLYFIPDDSEWLNNESHGWYTTYPEVEGICTFNLATLIYDTDQSINTLFSFDETSELDSCVGLHTGIVNTDLGTDNKPVFSGSDTAKKCFVDANKFKTLFNYTKDVNEAQCYDMLFQRNETDARWTFDSNPLGGFFPVENTGDSTVVTINEVKMGPTSDARTKRATGTAEDTRNQQFCAESHTTFTYFKDLEFSFSNTDDMWVFVNKKLAIDKGGLNESAPVNLTLKDLNSIYGDNFLVEGRDYPLEVFYCNRRSTAPNFSFAANVFLPSSFGLDIKTQPLNNEGNQLDICYEYTPASNCEQTFGTATIKGCLKDSLITDTKFTITTRENGIPEGCDICKNLPQGQISFGGIDLTNPSVPVIYPQRITGLAPGTYRLNVEIRGKRAYYRFRIQGETEVIRTSVAKLAHSGFNIKMANPHQFSIVTGNSNIAKTYAVMDMQGRIVNKGVINSTETLVPALIPGSYVVKIGVDYKRVNIR, encoded by the coding sequence ATGAAAAAAACATTTATATCAGCAACTTTATTCGGAGTTGCCTTTGCGACAGCCTTGGCTCAAGGGGCTGAAACAGCAAAAACATTCAACATTCTTTTGCCCAGCGAAAGCGAATGGCAAACAGACGTACCTACGCTCTCGTACACGGAAAACGGTGAAAAGAAAACCGTCATCATGTCGCCCGTTGCCGGCAAATGCGGATGGTTCCAGACGACCTTCAACACGGCTCCGAAGGACGCCATTATTGGCCTCAGGCACAATCCCGAATTACAACTGGGTCTCTATGGTTTTTGGGACGAAGACGACAGAGCCAATCCCATGGATTTAAGCGTCGTTTATGATGCATACGCAGTAAACTCGCTCTACTTTATCCCTGATGATAGCGAGTGGCTCAACAATGAAAGCCATGGCTGGTACACAACATACCCGGAAGTCGAAGGAATTTGCACGTTCAACCTGGCCACACTGATTTACGATACCGACCAGTCCATCAACACGCTGTTCTCCTTTGATGAAACAAGCGAACTCGACAGCTGTGTCGGCCTGCATACGGGAATCGTCAATACCGACCTTGGCACCGACAACAAGCCGGTATTCTCCGGCAGCGACACCGCCAAGAAGTGTTTCGTCGATGCAAACAAATTCAAGACGCTCTTCAATTACACCAAAGACGTAAACGAAGCGCAATGCTACGACATGCTCTTCCAGCGTAACGAAACGGACGCCCGTTGGACATTCGATTCCAATCCGCTCGGTGGATTCTTCCCGGTAGAAAACACCGGGGATTCAACTGTCGTAACGATCAACGAAGTCAAGATGGGGCCGACCTCCGATGCTCGCACCAAGAGGGCGACCGGAACTGCCGAAGACACTCGCAACCAGCAGTTCTGCGCAGAGTCGCACACCACGTTCACCTACTTCAAGGACCTCGAATTTTCGTTCAGCAACACCGACGACATGTGGGTATTCGTTAACAAAAAACTCGCCATCGACAAGGGCGGACTGAACGAATCTGCCCCTGTCAACCTGACATTGAAGGACCTCAACTCCATCTATGGTGACAACTTCCTCGTCGAAGGCAGAGATTATCCGCTGGAAGTATTCTACTGCAACCGTCGTTCTACAGCCCCGAACTTCAGTTTCGCAGCGAATGTATTCCTCCCGAGCAGTTTCGGCTTAGACATCAAAACGCAACCTTTGAATAACGAAGGCAACCAATTGGATATCTGCTATGAATATACGCCAGCATCTAATTGCGAACAAACTTTTGGCACAGCCACAATCAAGGGCTGCCTCAAAGATAGCCTCATTACGGATACCAAGTTCACCATCACGACACGAGAGAACGGTATACCCGAAGGCTGCGATATATGCAAAAACCTCCCGCAAGGGCAGATTTCCTTCGGCGGAATTGACCTGACTAACCCCAGTGTACCCGTTATCTATCCGCAAAGAATAACTGGACTTGCTCCGGGCACATACCGTCTAAACGTCGAAATTCGTGGCAAGAGGGCTTACTACAGGTTCCGCATCCAGGGTGAAACCGAAGTCATCCGTACAAGCGTAGCCAAACTCGCCCATTCTGGCTTCAATATCAAGATGGCGAATCCGCACCAGTTCTCCATCGTGACCGGCAACTCGAATATCGCCAAGACCTATGCCGTCATGGACATGCAGGGAAGAATTGTAAACAAAGGCGTAATAAATTCGACAGAAACGCTCGTGCCTGCACTCATTCCGGGTTCGTACGTTGTCAAAATAGGGGTCGATTACAAACGGGTGAACATTCGCTAA
- the nhaA gene encoding Na+/H+ antiporter NhaA, with the protein MSAKVTSSDKIEDLFPETPIRKIITPMERLMKVETTGGIVLIIMTVAALLWANLSPETYHHFWHMPFALTIGSWIGSADLHWLINDAMMTIFFFNIGLEVKGEMTYGELRNPKAASLPIIAAAGGMLFPALIYLLLCPHGEHTAAHGWGVPTATDIAFVVGCMAILGKKVPHALRVMILTLAIADDIGAILVIAIGYPSGDGINFAALGTGFALLVLINVLFRIGVRNLLLHGVIGVAVWAFFVKSGVHPTIAGVLLGLSVPAKPVLASGKLARFAGNVGGALSGEAKDRNEQYEVFTLLKRGARESISMQERLFKPLVPWVNFFIMPLFALSNAGVEIKLGGVEVPVMGAVALALILGKPIGIFLFSLLAVKIGISVKPSYSWRILWGGGMLAGIGFTMALFVANLAFDVGDRQDSAKLGILLGSFCAAILGTIYMSIVSKTKNS; encoded by the coding sequence ATGTCTGCAAAAGTAACGAGTAGCGATAAAATAGAAGATCTGTTCCCGGAAACCCCCATCCGTAAAATCATCACGCCGATGGAACGGCTGATGAAGGTGGAGACTACCGGGGGCATTGTCCTTATCATCATGACGGTTGCCGCCCTCCTGTGGGCGAACCTGAGTCCAGAAACGTACCATCACTTCTGGCACATGCCTTTCGCTCTTACGATTGGCAGCTGGATTGGCAGTGCGGATTTGCACTGGCTCATCAACGACGCGATGATGACGATTTTCTTCTTCAACATCGGACTCGAAGTCAAGGGCGAAATGACCTACGGTGAGCTCAGGAACCCGAAGGCCGCCAGCCTGCCTATTATAGCGGCAGCGGGCGGCATGCTGTTCCCCGCGCTCATCTACCTGTTGCTGTGCCCGCATGGAGAACATACCGCCGCCCATGGTTGGGGTGTTCCGACTGCGACCGATATCGCGTTCGTCGTGGGCTGCATGGCAATCCTCGGAAAGAAGGTGCCGCATGCGCTCCGCGTGATGATCCTGACTCTTGCCATCGCAGACGATATCGGAGCCATCCTCGTGATTGCCATCGGCTACCCGAGTGGTGACGGCATCAACTTTGCCGCCCTCGGCACCGGTTTCGCCTTGCTCGTGCTTATCAACGTCCTGTTCCGAATCGGCGTACGCAACCTGCTGCTTCATGGCGTCATTGGCGTTGCCGTGTGGGCCTTCTTCGTAAAGAGCGGCGTACACCCGACAATCGCTGGCGTGCTGCTCGGACTGTCGGTGCCGGCCAAGCCTGTTCTCGCAAGCGGAAAACTAGCCCGCTTCGCAGGCAACGTCGGTGGAGCCCTTTCGGGCGAAGCGAAGGACCGCAACGAACAGTACGAGGTGTTCACGCTCCTCAAGCGCGGTGCACGCGAAAGTATCTCGATGCAGGAACGCCTGTTCAAGCCGCTCGTACCCTGGGTAAACTTCTTCATCATGCCGCTGTTCGCCCTGAGCAACGCGGGTGTCGAAATCAAGCTCGGCGGTGTCGAAGTTCCCGTAATGGGAGCTGTCGCGCTCGCCCTTATCCTGGGCAAGCCCATCGGCATTTTCCTCTTCAGTCTGCTCGCTGTCAAGATCGGCATCTCGGTCAAGCCCAGCTACAGCTGGAGAATCCTGTGGGGCGGAGGCATGCTCGCCGGTATCGGGTTCACCATGGCCCTCTTCGTCGCGAACCTCGCATTCGATGTGGGTGACCGTCAAGACTCCGCGAAGCTCGGCATCTTGCTTGGAAGCTTCTGCGCCGCGATTCTCGGCACCATCTACATGAGCATCGTCTCTAAAACAAAAAATAGTTAG
- a CDS encoding GIY-YIG nuclease family protein, which translates to MLRCAGNRIYTGYAVDVEARYEQHKSGKGAKFTKSFPPECILQKFELQSYEEALRLEARIKKLSRPDKERLAAGDTVLTAELLGGLGETLDQKKKRIRKEARAKKADKGSGPMEATANKKKSRPAGANGRKSAKSKGTKPSEE; encoded by the coding sequence ATGCTCCGTTGTGCGGGAAACCGCATATACACGGGGTATGCCGTCGACGTAGAGGCACGTTACGAGCAACACAAATCCGGAAAGGGAGCGAAGTTCACCAAGTCGTTCCCGCCGGAATGCATTCTGCAAAAGTTTGAACTGCAATCGTACGAAGAAGCGCTCCGGCTGGAAGCGCGAATCAAGAAGCTGTCCCGCCCGGACAAGGAACGCCTTGCCGCAGGCGACACGGTGCTTACCGCGGAACTTCTCGGCGGGCTCGGTGAAACGCTAGACCAGAAGAAGAAGCGCATTAGAAAAGAAGCCCGCGCAAAGAAGGCAGACAAAGGCAGCGGACCCATGGAGGCAACCGCGAACAAAAAGAAAAGCAGGCCCGCGGGAGCGAATGGCCGCAAGTCTGCAAAATCAAAAGGCACGAAGCCTAGCGAAGAGTGA